Genomic window (Chitinophagales bacterium):
TCTGGTGCAATTATGACACCTATTTTTCAAACATCAACTTATGTGCAAGATGCTCCTGGTGTTCATAAAGGTTATGAGTATGCAAGAGGCAATAATCCAACTAGAGATGCCTTACAAACTCAATTAGCTGCCTTAGAAAATGGCAACTATGGTATTTGTTTTGCTAGTGGATTAGCAGCAACCGATGCTGTTTTAAAACTGTTTAAACAAGGCGATCATTTTATTTCTTGTAACGATTTATATGGAGGTACTTATAGAATCTTCAATAGAATTTATGGAAAATTTGGTTTCGAGTTTTCTTTTGTTGATATGTTTGACACAAAGAATGTAGAACAAGCCATTAAAGAGAATACCAAGTTAATTTGGATAGAAACGCCAACCAATCCAATGTTGAATATTGTAGATATTAAAGCAGTTTGCGAAATTGCTAAAAAACACAATATTTTAGTTTGTGTTGATAATACTTTTGCATCGCCATATTTGCAAACACCATTAGATCTAGGTGCTGATATTGTGCTACATTCTGCTACAAAATATTTAGGCGGACATAGTGATGTGATTCATGGTGCTGTAATTGTAAAAGATAAAACGCTAGCAGATGAATTTAACTTTTTACAAAATGCAAGTGGAGCTGTTCCTGGACCACAAGATTGTTTTTTAGTATTGAGAGGAATAAAAACACTACACTTAAGAGTGCAAAGAGCGTGTGAAAATGCTATGGCTATTGCTCAGTTTTTACAAAATCATCCAAAAGTAGCACAAGTAAATTATCCAGGATTGGCTACGCATCCAAGTCATGCATTGGCAAAACAACAAATGAAAGACTTTGGTGGTATGGTTTCTTTTTCTTTAAAAGATGATAGTATAGATGCTGCAAACAAAGTATTATCTAACACTAAAATATTTGCACTAGCAGAAAGTTTAGGTGGCGTAGAGTCTTTAATTGGTCATCCAGCAACAATGACACATGCTTCAATTCCATTAGCAGAAAGAAAAAAAACAGGCGTAGTAGATTCTTTAATTCGTTTAAGTATTGGTGTTGAAGATATAGATGATTTAATTGCAGACTTAGATAATGCTTTAAGTTAATAGTTCATCTTGAATTTATTACAAGAGCTTTTTAAAAGAACAACATTAAAACAGAGTGCTTCGTTAAGTTGTAGCATTTTTGATATGCTCAAACAATTGAATTGCTTTATTTTCTGCTTGTCGCATTTCAATTTGTGCTTGCTTGGTTTTGTCTTTAAATCCAACCAAGTGCAAAACACCATGAGCCATAACTCGTATTAATTCTTCTTGATAAGCAATATTAAGTTGTTGAGCATTGTCTTTTACTCTATCTATGCTAATATATATATCTGTAGATAATATGTTTTTGTCATCACTATTGTTGAAAGTAATAATATCTGTATAATAGTCGTGATTAAGGTATTCTTTGTTGATGGCTAATAAACCTTCATCGTTTAAAAAAATGTAATTGATACTTTCAATTGTTTTATGGTATGATGTAGCCAATTGTGTTAACCACAATTTTATTTTTCTAGATTTAAAAAAGTACGGTCGATTAATCTCTTCAAAAT
Coding sequences:
- the ybeY gene encoding rRNA maturation RNase YbeY; the protein is MNILFHFEEINRPYFFKSRKIKLWLTQLATSYHKTIESINYIFLNDEGLLAINKEYLNHDYYTDIITFNNSDDKNILSTDIYISIDRVKDNAQQLNIAYQEELIRVMAHGVLHLVGFKDKTKQAQIEMRQAENKAIQLFEHIKNATT
- a CDS encoding cystathionine gamma-synthase encodes the protein MKFNTKAIHAGIEPDKSSGAIMTPIFQTSTYVQDAPGVHKGYEYARGNNPTRDALQTQLAALENGNYGICFASGLAATDAVLKLFKQGDHFISCNDLYGGTYRIFNRIYGKFGFEFSFVDMFDTKNVEQAIKENTKLIWIETPTNPMLNIVDIKAVCEIAKKHNILVCVDNTFASPYLQTPLDLGADIVLHSATKYLGGHSDVIHGAVIVKDKTLADEFNFLQNASGAVPGPQDCFLVLRGIKTLHLRVQRACENAMAIAQFLQNHPKVAQVNYPGLATHPSHALAKQQMKDFGGMVSFSLKDDSIDAANKVLSNTKIFALAESLGGVESLIGHPATMTHASIPLAERKKTGVVDSLIRLSIGVEDIDDLIADLDNALS